From Halapricum desulfuricans, a single genomic window includes:
- a CDS encoding basic amino acid ABC transporter substrate-binding protein produces MAHRFSMDRRAYLKTVGAVGVSATIAGCSGGNDDTIVPGTNAAFAPFEYEEDGEIVGFDIDLAEEAIDRAGYEVGDWSDLKFSSLIPSLNNNDIDLIAAGMTINPDRKEQIAFTDPYWESNQSVLVQSDGDFQPEGESDLDGARVGAQKGTTGESETERLRNEGVIAEDALKRYNNYVLAVEDLEAGNVDAVVVDQPVANNFAAGRDVSVAFVIETGEQFGMGMRQDDDRIGDINDALAEIRDDGTYDDLVAEWFE; encoded by the coding sequence ATGGCTCACAGATTCAGCATGGACCGCCGCGCGTATCTCAAGACGGTCGGGGCGGTCGGTGTCTCGGCTACGATCGCGGGCTGTTCGGGCGGCAACGACGACACGATCGTACCCGGGACCAACGCGGCGTTCGCGCCGTTCGAATACGAGGAGGACGGGGAGATCGTCGGTTTCGATATCGACCTGGCCGAGGAGGCGATCGACCGAGCCGGCTACGAGGTCGGCGACTGGTCGGATCTCAAGTTCAGCTCGCTCATCCCCTCGCTGAACAACAACGACATCGATCTCATCGCGGCGGGAATGACGATCAACCCGGATCGAAAAGAACAGATCGCGTTCACCGATCCGTACTGGGAATCGAATCAGTCGGTGCTCGTCCAGTCGGACGGTGACTTCCAGCCGGAGGGCGAAAGCGACCTCGACGGGGCCCGCGTGGGCGCGCAGAAGGGGACGACCGGCGAAAGCGAGACCGAGCGGCTCCGCAACGAGGGCGTGATCGCCGAAGACGCACTCAAGCGGTACAACAACTACGTGCTGGCTGTCGAAGACCTCGAAGCCGGTAACGTCGACGCAGTCGTGGTCGACCAGCCCGTCGCGAACAACTTCGCCGCCGGACGGGACGTCTCGGTCGCGTTCGTCATCGAGACGGGCGAACAGTTCGGCATGGGGATGCGTCAGGACGACGACCGGATCGGTGACATCAACGACGCGCTCGCCGAAATACGCGATGACGGCACGTACGACGACCTCGTCGCCGAGTGGTTCGAATAA
- a CDS encoding NAD(P)/FAD-dependent oxidoreductase, protein MTTIGVVGAGAAAAAATYVIDRAIEDAEVTVLEKSGGLCGRAATRRQGPVSYDYGANYLKDDDPRVTELLTETIDADGLVDTRGPIYAYEADGEIGPGRDSDGHKWSYEAGLTQIAKRLLGRTDATIHRNTRVETIHREGKRWRLTDTDGTSWGPFDVLVVNPPAPQTAELLRTADWDDPLREDLSEAIDAVPYRSVWTAILHYPFEQDRPYYAVINTDDEHEIGWVAREECKPGHVPDGESLLVVQAGQDWSARHFERDAETNVAELIDLTADLLDDDRLREPDWTDHQGWRYALPDDAVRQGPLDSAAEEHDLYFVGDWIPGEARLHAALRNGLDTGEQLVYRLSD, encoded by the coding sequence ATGACAACGATCGGAGTCGTCGGCGCCGGCGCGGCGGCCGCGGCCGCGACGTACGTGATCGACCGGGCGATCGAGGACGCCGAAGTGACGGTGCTCGAAAAGTCAGGCGGCCTCTGCGGTCGGGCAGCCACCCGTCGGCAGGGTCCGGTCTCCTACGATTACGGCGCGAACTACCTCAAAGACGACGATCCCCGGGTAACCGAGCTGCTCACCGAGACCATCGACGCGGACGGGTTAGTCGACACGCGGGGCCCGATCTACGCCTACGAGGCCGACGGCGAGATCGGGCCCGGGAGGGATAGCGACGGCCACAAGTGGAGCTACGAGGCGGGTCTGACCCAGATCGCAAAGCGGCTGCTCGGACGAACCGACGCGACAATCCACCGGAACACCCGTGTCGAAACAATCCACCGTGAGGGCAAGCGGTGGCGGCTCACCGACACCGACGGGACGTCGTGGGGGCCATTCGACGTACTCGTCGTCAACCCGCCGGCCCCACAGACGGCCGAACTCCTGCGGACGGCCGACTGGGACGATCCCCTGCGCGAGGACCTCTCTGAGGCGATCGACGCCGTCCCCTACCGGAGCGTCTGGACGGCCATCCTGCATTACCCGTTCGAGCAGGATCGGCCCTACTACGCGGTCATCAACACCGACGACGAACACGAGATCGGCTGGGTCGCCCGCGAGGAGTGCAAGCCGGGCCACGTCCCCGACGGCGAGTCGCTACTGGTCGTCCAGGCCGGCCAGGACTGGTCGGCGCGACACTTCGAACGCGACGCCGAGACCAACGTCGCCGAACTGATCGATCTCACCGCGGACCTGCTGGACGATGACCGACTCCGAGAGCCCGACTGGACCGACCACCAGGGGTGGCGATACGCCCTGCCGGACGACGCCGTCAGGCAGGGACCGCTGGATTCCGCGGCCGAAGAGCACGACCTGTACTTCGTCGGCGACTGGATCCCCGGCGAGGCACGGCTCCACGCGGCGCTGCGGAACGGACTCGACACCGGCGAGCAACTCGTCTACCGGCTGTCAGACTGA
- a CDS encoding DUF5830 family protein, producing the protein MDSNPVELGVTLLAHLEDESLSVAEAIDRLETITTDPYLTREILDTAELRGVIEREDGLIRTRSGSFVRFESQVVSREGDFECRRCGSSLSTGYFIQFETGELGPFGSSCIRKVTGRED; encoded by the coding sequence GTGGACAGCAATCCCGTGGAACTCGGCGTGACGCTGCTCGCCCACCTCGAAGACGAGTCGCTGTCGGTCGCCGAGGCGATCGACCGCCTCGAAACCATCACGACCGACCCCTATCTCACCCGGGAGATCCTCGACACGGCCGAGCTACGCGGGGTCATCGAGCGCGAGGACGGGCTAATCCGCACGCGGTCCGGTTCGTTCGTCCGCTTCGAGAGCCAGGTCGTCTCACGGGAGGGTGACTTCGAGTGTCGTCGCTGTGGCTCGTCGCTGTCGACCGGCTATTTCATCCAGTTCGAGACCGGCGAGCTCGGCCCCTTTGGCTCCTCGTGTATCCGGAAGGTCACTGGCCGTGAGGATTGA
- a CDS encoding TVP38/TMEM64 family protein, with amino-acid sequence MDRQVRIQLAGGLALAATGALGMLVVTPERALGSLLALAERPGLFALALVVLYGVRSLVLWPISALSLLVGFVYGPAVGIPVGLAGAVYTCLPPYLLARYAPRERGPLARLHALGRSAVDVTGDFRGLIAARLLPLPADGVSYAAGLTGVPVGRYALGTLLGETPWVVATVLAGASMRTFALERAGSTLSLLLAATLLGVVLVSGPAYRRLRQRGIFEGATVDQ; translated from the coding sequence ATGGACCGGCAGGTGCGGATCCAACTCGCGGGCGGGCTGGCGCTGGCGGCGACCGGCGCCCTCGGCATGCTCGTGGTCACGCCCGAACGGGCGCTCGGGTCGCTGCTGGCACTTGCCGAACGGCCGGGGCTGTTCGCGCTCGCGCTGGTCGTGTTGTACGGCGTCCGCTCGCTGGTGCTGTGGCCCATCTCGGCGCTATCGCTGCTCGTCGGGTTCGTCTACGGGCCAGCAGTGGGGATCCCGGTCGGCCTGGCCGGGGCTGTCTACACCTGTCTACCGCCGTACCTGCTCGCCCGGTACGCACCGCGAGAACGGGGGCCGCTCGCGCGGCTGCACGCCCTCGGCCGCTCGGCAGTCGACGTGACGGGCGATTTCCGCGGACTGATCGCCGCGCGCCTGCTGCCCCTGCCCGCCGACGGCGTCTCCTACGCGGCCGGGCTGACAGGGGTGCCCGTCGGACGCTACGCGCTCGGAACGCTCCTCGGCGAGACGCCGTGGGTGGTCGCGACCGTGCTGGCCGGCGCGTCGATGCGGACGTTCGCGCTCGAACGCGCCGGATCGACGCTGTCGCTGCTGCTGGCGGCGACGCTGCTTGGAGTGGTGCTCGTGAGTGGGCCCGCCTATCGGCGCCTCCGCCAGCGTGGCATATTTGAGGGGGCGACAGTCGATCAGTAG
- a CDS encoding HVO_2523 family zinc finger protein has translation MTDSGGRPCPQCDRSMYRRHCKYVCPAHGVVFDCADTFY, from the coding sequence ATGACTGATTCGGGCGGGCGGCCGTGTCCGCAGTGTGACCGATCGATGTATCGTCGCCACTGCAAGTACGTCTGTCCGGCACACGGCGTCGTCTTCGACTGTGCGGATACGTTCTACTGA
- a CDS encoding adenosylcobalamin-dependent ribonucleoside-diphosphate reductase encodes MSQPDLSADEISLPIKRTTGDTLEERLTANAYHNILPARYLRKDADGDLIESQDDLFERVAKNVALAEAVFEARKEDTEITVTPDQLKPDHPRRDELAEEVFGKGTSVDDDAETTLTRYNVNKFAYETIVPELPVEIREHVESVATEYQDMMEHLSFMPNSPTLMNAGDELQQLSACFVDSPEDDIDDIHQTAKEAAQVFQSGGGMGYAFWKLRPYGDAVGSTGGIASGPITFMRTYDQMCETIAQGGARRGAQMGVMRVSHPDVIQFIHAKNKDVSLAETLRLNDPDDFTHNSFEDALEEARELIDEDGKVPEHLRNAVEGHLSNFNISVGITDDFMEALKAGEEFTFTNPRTGEPHVTTEETKELYDMFGLGEYVEVGEELSVPAAELWDHIIQGAHENGEPGVVYLERANEEHSFDVDKNPDHRMLATNPCGEQPLEEYEACNLGHINLSTLVDEDAPDWRVWSAAHADEYDSTDEAVEAFLEGAVDWDAFDHRIEMGTRFLEDVVTMSDFPVPEIEQKVREMRKIGLGIMGLAQLYVQLGVQYGTEPANEIANRLMVHINHESKWASHELAEERGTFDEWEKSKYADPTEYADWFEHHTGLDPAEWEDGFPIRNHNTTTIAPTGTTSMVGNTTGGCEPIYNVAYYKNVSDDVQGDEMLVEFDDYFLRTLEENDLDVEAVKKEAQEQMAANEFDGIDGLTTVPDAIGELFVTTGDLDPKQHASIQCALQDGVDSAISKTVNAPNDSTIEDAKEAFEYIYEHGGKGVTYYRDGTRSKQVLTTRAQNAEFADMDEGEIVARIEEVFDGIEGFLESEEVQAALDESIAEILDVADGDVDEYAQKRSRPDVLHGVTQRIDTGYGKLYVNINEDENGRPFELFANIGNSGGFTASFTEALAKTISTALRSGVDPDEIADELQGIRSPKVAWDKGEQIQSIPDAIGTAMRRYLDDDIERAYPQQQNLTELEDEVEEGEAEVPTESRSTDGGAAAAQETTTGDQQELIDKGESPECPECGSMSLYYSEGCKTCENCGWSEC; translated from the coding sequence GTGAGCCAGCCGGACCTCTCCGCGGACGAGATCTCGCTGCCGATCAAGCGCACGACAGGCGACACCCTGGAGGAGCGACTCACCGCCAACGCCTATCACAATATTCTCCCTGCTCGCTACCTCCGGAAAGACGCCGATGGCGACCTGATCGAGTCCCAGGACGATCTCTTCGAACGCGTCGCGAAAAACGTCGCACTGGCGGAGGCCGTCTTCGAGGCTCGCAAGGAAGACACCGAGATCACGGTCACCCCTGACCAGCTTAAACCCGACCATCCCCGCCGGGACGAGCTCGCCGAGGAGGTCTTCGGGAAGGGGACTTCCGTCGACGACGACGCCGAGACGACGCTGACGCGGTACAACGTCAACAAGTTCGCCTACGAGACGATCGTCCCCGAGCTTCCCGTGGAGATCCGCGAACACGTCGAATCCGTCGCCACGGAGTACCAGGACATGATGGAGCACCTCTCCTTCATGCCGAACTCGCCGACACTGATGAACGCCGGCGACGAACTCCAGCAACTGTCGGCCTGCTTCGTCGACTCCCCCGAGGACGATATCGACGACATCCACCAGACCGCAAAGGAGGCCGCACAGGTGTTCCAGAGCGGCGGTGGCATGGGCTATGCCTTCTGGAAGCTGCGCCCGTACGGCGACGCCGTCGGCTCGACCGGCGGGATCGCCTCCGGTCCGATCACGTTTATGCGGACCTACGACCAGATGTGTGAGACCATCGCCCAGGGCGGTGCTCGGCGCGGTGCTCAGATGGGCGTCATGCGGGTCTCCCATCCGGATGTCATCCAGTTCATCCACGCGAAGAACAAGGACGTCTCGCTTGCGGAGACGCTGCGGCTGAACGACCCCGACGACTTCACCCACAACTCCTTCGAGGACGCCCTCGAAGAGGCCCGCGAGTTGATTGACGAGGACGGGAAGGTCCCCGAACATCTCCGCAACGCCGTCGAAGGCCATCTGTCGAATTTCAATATCTCCGTCGGGATCACCGACGACTTTATGGAGGCGTTGAAGGCAGGCGAGGAATTCACCTTCACCAACCCTCGAACGGGCGAACCCCACGTCACGACCGAGGAAACCAAGGAGCTGTACGACATGTTCGGCCTCGGCGAGTACGTGGAGGTCGGCGAGGAACTGTCGGTTCCCGCTGCGGAGCTCTGGGACCACATCATTCAGGGCGCACACGAGAACGGCGAACCCGGCGTCGTCTACCTCGAACGCGCAAACGAGGAACATTCGTTCGATGTGGATAAAAATCCAGACCACCGAATGCTTGCAACAAATCCCTGCGGCGAGCAGCCGCTGGAGGAGTACGAGGCCTGCAACCTCGGACACATCAACCTCTCGACGCTCGTCGACGAGGATGCACCCGACTGGCGAGTCTGGTCGGCGGCTCACGCCGACGAGTACGACTCGACGGACGAGGCCGTCGAGGCGTTCCTGGAGGGGGCCGTCGACTGGGACGCGTTCGATCACCGCATCGAGATGGGGACCCGGTTCCTCGAAGACGTCGTCACGATGTCCGACTTCCCCGTCCCGGAGATCGAGCAGAAGGTCCGAGAGATGCGCAAGATCGGACTGGGAATCATGGGCCTGGCACAGCTGTACGTCCAGCTGGGCGTCCAGTACGGCACCGAACCGGCGAACGAGATCGCCAACCGGCTGATGGTCCACATCAACCACGAATCGAAGTGGGCCTCACACGAACTCGCCGAAGAGCGCGGCACGTTCGACGAGTGGGAGAAATCGAAGTACGCCGATCCTACCGAATACGCCGACTGGTTCGAGCACCACACCGGTCTCGATCCCGCGGAGTGGGAAGACGGATTCCCGATCCGTAACCACAACACGACGACCATCGCCCCGACGGGGACGACTTCGATGGTCGGCAACACCACTGGCGGCTGTGAGCCCATCTACAACGTCGCCTACTACAAGAACGTCTCCGACGACGTGCAGGGCGATGAGATGCTCGTGGAGTTCGACGATTACTTCCTCCGGACGCTGGAGGAGAACGACCTCGACGTCGAGGCCGTCAAGAAGGAGGCCCAAGAGCAGATGGCCGCAAACGAGTTCGACGGCATCGACGGTCTCACGACGGTACCCGACGCCATCGGCGAGTTGTTCGTCACCACTGGCGACCTGGACCCCAAACAGCACGCTTCGATCCAGTGTGCGCTCCAAGACGGCGTGGACTCGGCGATTTCCAAGACCGTCAACGCGCCCAACGACTCGACCATCGAGGACGCCAAGGAGGCCTTCGAGTACATCTACGAGCACGGCGGCAAGGGCGTCACCTACTACCGCGACGGCACCCGCTCCAAGCAGGTGCTGACCACGCGCGCCCAGAACGCCGAATTCGCCGACATGGACGAGGGTGAGATCGTCGCGCGGATCGAGGAGGTCTTCGACGGCATCGAGGGCTTCCTCGAGAGCGAGGAGGTCCAGGCGGCGCTGGACGAGTCCATCGCGGAGATTCTCGATGTCGCTGACGGCGATGTGGACGAGTACGCGCAGAAGCGCTCGCGGCCGGACGTGCTCCACGGCGTCACCCAGCGGATCGACACCGGCTACGGGAAGCTGTACGTCAACATCAACGAGGACGAGAATGGCCGACCGTTCGAACTGTTCGCCAACATCGGCAACTCGGGCGGCTTCACCGCCTCGTTCACCGAAGCGCTCGCCAAGACGATCTCGACGGCACTACGCAGCGGCGTCGATCCCGACGAGATCGCCGACGAACTCCAGGGCATCCGCTCGCCGAAGGTCGCCTGGGACAAAGGCGAGCAGATCCAGTCAATCCCGGACGCCATCGGCACCGCGATGCGCCGGTATCTCGACGACGACATCGAGCGCGCCTATCCCCAGCAGCAGAACCTCACCGAACTCGAGGACGAGGTCGAAGAGGGCGAGGCCGAAGTGCCTACCGAATCCCGCTCGACTGACGGCGGGGCGGCGGCCGCCCAGGAGACGACCACCGGCGATCAGCAGGAACTGATCGACAAGGGCGAAAGCCCCGAGTGTCCCGAGTGTGGGTCGATGTCACTGTACTACTCCGAGGGCTGCAAGACCTGCGAGAACTGCGGCTGGAGCGAGTGCTGA
- a CDS encoding helix-turn-helix domain-containing protein, whose product MSIVLELSIPGSDLSFGSLLDIAPEIRIRFDRVVPIGDGLFSYVWVNVPDQATFEGAMQRHSIAESFRFLQRENGECLYRVNWQPKTDPFLRCLGEVDAAVLRARGVANRWYFDLRFDTHDDVNHFQRRCSEQDVSISIERVVHESAGGQTSALLTPCQRQTIALALERGYFDVPRRTTMVELADELGVSDQAVSARIRRAMKRLGQQALSDVAELDTTQSRSTRL is encoded by the coding sequence ATGAGTATCGTCCTGGAGCTTTCGATTCCGGGTTCGGATCTCTCATTCGGGAGCCTTCTGGATATCGCCCCCGAGATCCGGATTCGATTCGACCGGGTCGTGCCGATCGGTGACGGATTGTTCTCGTACGTGTGGGTGAACGTGCCTGATCAGGCAACCTTCGAAGGAGCGATGCAGCGCCATTCGATTGCCGAGTCGTTCCGCTTCCTGCAGCGCGAAAACGGGGAGTGCCTGTATCGTGTCAACTGGCAGCCAAAGACCGATCCGTTCTTGCGGTGTCTCGGCGAGGTTGACGCCGCCGTGCTGCGAGCCAGGGGGGTCGCGAACCGGTGGTACTTCGACCTCCGATTTGACACACACGACGACGTCAATCACTTTCAGCGACGCTGTTCCGAGCAAGACGTGTCGATTTCGATCGAACGCGTTGTCCATGAATCGGCCGGCGGACAGACGAGTGCGTTGCTCACTCCCTGCCAGCGCCAGACGATCGCCCTCGCGCTGGAGCGCGGATACTTCGACGTGCCGCGACGGACGACGATGGTCGAACTGGCCGACGAACTTGGCGTCTCCGATCAGGCGGTCTCTGCCAGGATCCGGCGGGCGATGAAACGGCTCGGTCAGCAGGCGCTCTCGGATGTGGCCGAACTCGACACGACGCAGTCGCGCAGCACTCGGCTGTGA
- the trpG gene encoding anthranilate synthase component II, whose protein sequence is MSATTAEGAQVLFIDNFDSFTYNLVEYTSEHAETEVLRNTASLAEVRSVDPDAIVISPGPGHPKNDRDVGVSADVLREISPEVPTLGVCLGLETAVYAYGGSVGRAPDPIHGKAFPIDHDGDGVFAGLDQGFQGGRYHSLIATDVPDSFEVTATTETDDGTELVMGIRHREYPLEAVQFHPESVLTAVGHDLIRNFLDVVARRQ, encoded by the coding sequence ATGAGCGCGACCACCGCCGAGGGCGCACAGGTGCTGTTCATCGACAACTTCGATTCGTTCACCTACAACCTCGTCGAGTACACCAGCGAGCACGCCGAGACCGAGGTACTCCGCAACACCGCCTCCCTGGCGGAGGTCCGTTCGGTCGATCCCGACGCGATCGTCATCTCTCCCGGGCCCGGCCATCCGAAAAACGACCGCGATGTCGGTGTCTCCGCTGATGTCCTCAGAGAGATCAGCCCCGAGGTGCCGACGCTGGGCGTCTGCCTCGGCCTGGAGACGGCCGTCTATGCCTACGGCGGTTCGGTCGGTCGCGCGCCCGACCCGATCCACGGCAAGGCGTTCCCGATCGACCACGACGGCGACGGCGTGTTCGCGGGCCTCGATCAGGGATTCCAGGGCGGACGCTATCACTCGCTGATCGCGACTGACGTGCCCGACTCCTTCGAGGTAACGGCGACCACCGAGACCGACGACGGTACTGAACTCGTTATGGGGATTCGCCACCGCGAGTATCCCCTCGAAGCGGTCCAGTTCCACCCCGAGTCCGTCCTGACTGCGGTCGGGCACGATCTGATCCGCAATTTCCTGGATGTCGTCGCTCGTCGGCAGTAG